From the genome of Penaeus monodon isolate SGIC_2016 chromosome 11, NSTDA_Pmon_1, whole genome shotgun sequence:
gcaggagaaaagaaaagaaaagaaagaaatggaatgtTTTACCCTTCACTGATTGCATTTCTGACATCACAGATTGCTAGAAATCTCCCCCGGAAAAAACATTACGGGATTCTTCTGAGGGCGGTTGACATCTCTCAATAGTCAGAAATATCATTccgtttaaattataataataaaaaaatatatgatcacCTGGGATTCTGAAATATCagcctaatataatattatactgcaAATGATTTGCCAAAAATATTGTCACCTGTACATCCTCTCAAAACGAATTACAGTGTACGTAATTCTGCCTACATAATTTACAAACAGGAAACGTGTGACAGAAGCAGTGCGTTGGAAACTTTATTTTAACAAGCGAAGTTTAAATTACGAGATGGCCATCGATGGACCATTCAGGTTATACAATCATGAAGTAAAAGCATTTGTAAAAGACGATTCCCTGACGGCTGTAAACACGGCAAAAAGTGGAGGTTTATCTGAATTGCCACGTCTTGCAATACGAGGCTTTTGAAGGGAACTGGTGATATCATAGTGGTGTTGCACTGAGGTATATTTTACAGGGGAAAAGGTGAGTGGAGGGaaaattctttcttctctctcgataTAACAGAAGTAGGAGGAAACCAAAAGTTAAATATTATGTGGTGTACAATGAGGTGAATCCAGACCAGTTGGTGTCCTTCCTGCCttattctttatctctgtctctttatctctctttctctccacagtcacaacacacacagacagatcaTTTTTATCAGGCAGAGGATCAGGAAAACGAGCAGAAAACGAAcacggatagagatagatacaagTGATAGGTTTGTATTTAGTTTTCTTATGTACACTCGTTAGATTTTCCTTTACCATTTACATtgtgatataagaatatataactaACTGTAAAACTGAGACAACACTGGCTGACTTGTGAGATTCTGTCCTCGGCACGTTGTTGAATGCGCTTTCGATTTTGCTGTTTCATTAATCGTCTCTTCTTACCTTTTGTTTTCGTCAGTTTGGGCTTTGGTTTAtggaatatatgaaatacattcgagtatatgtatacacacacacacaaacacatagtacACATcatatctgtctactatctattttctttttatggtttctaactcttctctctctctctgccctgtgAGAAAATACATGGTGTAACATTATCCACCAAACCGACGCCATACCTGGCCTCCGTGGGACAGACTGTGTATGCTTGTGAGCCTGGCCTGCCCGAAAGTCCGAAGTAGCACGCAATTAAGGCCATTTAAGTTCCGCTGTTGGAGGCAGATACTCAAACTTTCACTTTATCTGACGGGTATCGAACCAGGATGTTCTGCACAGGTTGGAATCCAGGCAACAATGCAGCGAGGACCTCCTTCACAGACGCCTCACTTATCCTGGGACATGCCCTAGCATGGATGGCGACGTATGGTTAAAGTGGCGCGTATGGCAGACCCTGCACTTGCCTGGAAACGCCCACGAGGAGGAGACGGACGACACAGCGGCCCACACCCCGAAGGACTGACCCCCTCAAGCTGCAGCACATATTTACCGTTCGTGGAATAATGGCTGGAGGCATATCCTTATTGACTACTGCCTCTGATCGCCATACAATGGAGGAGTGAGGTCTCCGGGTGCGTCTGTCTCTGgcatatgatgatcatgatttcTCCTCTCATCAAATTATTTCCACATAAGTGAGATCAATAAAATACAAGTAGTAACAGTTATAAAACATCAACTTTGTAGGCATATGACCGCGCAGTCTCTGTTTCAACCTTAATGATAGATCACACATTACTAATTAGCTCACAAGATCCAATTGATATGGATAACTACACTATCCAGCTGATTTCTTATTATAGGACAATTTGCATGTACgcgttgattttttaaaaatcctcttcAGTAAgtcattatagtttatatatatttacaatagttGTATTTCTTGTAATTTATGAACAAAATTTATGTTTAATGAAGAACATGCTATTCAAAACATATATTGAATTCCACTTTATTTCTAGAAAgtttaaaaaacatcaaatgcATGGAGCTACGTAGCAGTTCAGAAATAAACAACAAGTCATGGATTATGAATCAATTAGGCATAACAGAACACCACCAAGATATCTAAGAAAAAGgactccctcccacccatccattctccctatctctatcACATTATACGAGATTGGTTTTGCTTTTCCTCTTCGGTGACCAGTCCTGCTTTAAGAGCTTTCTGAATAAAGTCTTTGATTGCGCAGTTCAAAAACCCGGATTTGCTGCGGGTGTGGCAGCAAAGGAGAACAGAGCAAGAGGTTAATGCTAATGTACTGTTGGCTCTTGAGTCGAGTTGTATTTGGTAGTCTTGTGTATTATATTGTTGATTGGATTTTGGTATGGTTAGTAAACATATTGTGATTTGTATACGTTATTCTTATTAGGGAAACAGAATACTGTATGTACACACTGTGGGTAGCCTAAACGTTTGGTTGTTAGTATTGTGCGTCAGCTTATTGTGCACTCGTCTAAAGTACGTGCACTGGGCAATTTGGGATGTAGCCCATTGCGTAGTTTATGTAACTGTAGttgtatatacaaacatctataaacacacacacacacgcacatatatacatacatatattccgtgttgtggtgtggtgtgggtatggtgtgtgtgtgtgtgtgtgtgtgtgtgtgtggtgtgtgtgtgtgtgtgtgtgtgtaagtgtgtgtgcaccaatatcattattatcattatcatcatcatcagaatcagtattatcattattattatattattattattattatcatttatattatcacattattatcatttgccaCTCACACTCTCCCCTGATGGTCGTCCAGCCCGGGCACGTGACCGATCCGATGAAATAGAGCTCGATACCCTGTATATCCGGCTTGACACTGTATGAGCACGAGTGGTCGACCAGATCAACGTCTCCGTTTCTCCATAAACTgtagaggaatggagagaaaaagaatgaatattagtGGATAATGGGAGAGCTGGAAAGAATGTCAATGGGATTAAGGGATTAATGGTAGGAGGAGAGAAAATCAGCCAGAGATTAATGGCTGAGATGGATTtgaaatgtgttttatatatatttcgtataattcttgatatggtaataatgattatgataacagtactaCTAATACATCTCCTATTACTAATAGTGAAAATGCTAGAAATATCATTGTAATGTGATGAAAAGTGGATTAATATGCAAACAGAATGGGAATAtcaaaacaccacaacccacagTGCACCAAAATATCGAAATCCTAATCCAAGATAATTCTCACAAAGTTAATACCCAAGGTTTCAGTTTCTCCCTCGGGCGCCACTTACTCTTTAACTTGGTCCGTGATGGCGGGTAAAAAGAGGTCCTTTAACCCAAACCCGTAGCATCGTGGGGTCAAGGGTGCCACCAGTGCCACAACCAACACGGCACTCACAAAAGTTGAACTCAAACCCATTGTAGATTATTAATGTGTTTGACTGAGGTCTTAACGGTATGTGGTTTTGTGAGGGAATGTGTGATTTAGAGCGATTTCTGGTTATATAGTATCCTGAACTCCCACACGTGAGGAGGTGCCAGCGGTCGCCACATTCGTCGATTGGTATTAATTCCTTATTTCATTAAAAGTTAGCTAATGaaatatgatctatctatctctttctctctctatatatatgtatatatatataaaacgcacatTTTCATGAAATAGCAAAAAACTATAAAACGATTTCAATTTTCCAATCGTTTCTCAAAGTACTTGACGTCACGACAATGAAAGTTTTTTGTTCAAGTCTCCAACTCGGAAAATCCCGGtaatttaatatattgttttttactgATTTCGACACTTTCTCGTCTTATTTTCTTCGTATTTCCCATCTTTGTCCTTCATCGAAGCTCTCGTCTTGAGCTGTACGTTACTGCTGTCTGTCGCTCTGTctatctttgttctctctctctcatatctcttcgGCTACGCTCTCTCTCTTAGATTACCGATTCAATCTCGTGTCTCTTACCTCGTCTTTattttaatggtgatgatgatgatgatggtgatgatgatgatggtggtggtggtgatgctgatgatgatgatcatgatggtgatgatgatggtgatgatgattatggtgattgtgatgatgctgaatgatgatgatcatgactggtgagatgatggatgatgagtggtgatggtgatgatgatggtgatgatgatggtggtggtggtgatggtgatgatgatggtgacgatgatgatggcagtgataatgatggtggtggtgatgggaatgatgatggggatgatgatggtgatgatgatgacggcggtgataatggagatgatggtgatggtgaagatgatggtgatgatgaggatggtttgatgacgatggtgaggataaaaaagatgataatgccaaagctaataaatgataatgacaataatggtaataataatcataatatcagtgataatgttcataatcagggtaataaaggtgatgataacgataacaataagaaaaattgataatcataacacgataataaaaattagtaattatcattattgctaaaatATCATCGCATTATTGTTAcaaatcataattaccattattactattatcttatgaCTTTCGATCAATAATGAATAGaaagtgatatgataatgataatgatagtaatgacaggtATTAgtataatgctagtaataataacttataatgttagtagttttcattatcataattgtttttgttattatcattataaatatttgttatctacctaattataattgtaatcattaccaatgatatcattaccatcataatatatcattattgccatcattagcaTTATGGAGCGTTTCTTGTTTATCatgtttgtggttgttttatttcttcatatCAACCGTCATCACATCATCTACACCATCAtcataactagattttttttatattttccattttcccccccccccccccccagttttgaACATGCCAATAGGAACGttcacttaaaaaaagaaagaaaaaaaatgtaacctcGCACACGCAATGCAACAGTGCACATacaacgcaccccccccccccacccaacccagcAACACAACACATGATGTCAGAAACAAACAGCCAAATCACAATACTTCACTTTTTGCCGAAGACAACGGAACTGGCAGCTTAGTGACGTCAGACATGTGGTACGTTTCTCGGAAATTCTCAACGGGTTAGAACCTATTTTTCGgttatgtgtttattgtgtgtgtgtgaatgttcatgatggatgtatgtatataagtgtgtgtgttgtgtagatggtgtgtgtgtgtgtgtgcgtgtgtgtgtgtgtgtgtgtgtgctttagctCATTGCGGTGGCTCTCTACATCTCATCTGACTTCTTCCCGAGCACaagaattttccttttcttgcggACACACTTCTTCAACAGTTGCCAAGATTCTAACTGCTCGAAAAGAACACAGGTCACGAGCCAAAATACGCCACAAAACAtaccagaagagagagaaaatgattttatttcatatacgtatttttctcttattctgcCTATGAAAATTCTGCGGCACCCCCAAGTTCCGCTAGTTGGTAATCACTGGATTAGCTAAAGAACTCTCTGTGCGTCCCTCCTTCTTTGTATTCTGGTGATTGTGCCTCCTTGTATCCACCTTCTGTACCACATATATGTCTCTAacattctttactctctctctctctcgacacacacacacacacaacacacacacacacaaggtacaGTCCTCACGCTTAAAACCATGGAGTCTGGAGGTGGATAATGGTTATTCTGGCAAGCTATGTgcagtttttaaaattatctacaaCCAGGAAAGAATCCAATTTAGGGAAAATTCAAACAGCAAAACTTAAGAACAAAGACTGACTTTTAAGGCAACAGGTGGCTCTAAAATATCAATGAGATTCATAGAGTTGGACAACTGCGCCCAAGCAATGCTGCCACATCACTGGGTAATTAGTGaaacagtattttttaaaattttattatgagcAAACCAAACTATTTATGAggtgtatataatctatactatgtTCGGGAATACAAAGTCGACATTAGAAATTGCCGAAAGGCACAATTTGGTTTTATTTGAAGTGAAAGCGTATCACTTGCGACCAAGTTTCGAAAACTTTTAACCACCCTAGCTTCGAATACACTGACGTACCGACGCTATGAACTGTCGTTATGTTATTGGAACCTGAGAAGCGGTGGATCTACAGTTTCCTTATCATTCTTGTAAGAGCCTTCACTCaacgaacattttttttattatataagacaacatgaaaactacaat
Proteins encoded in this window:
- the LOC119578617 gene encoding anti-lipopolysaccharide factor-like, yielding MGLSSTFVSAVLVVALVAPLTPRCYGFGLKDLFLPAITDQVKDLWRNGDVDLVDHSCSYSVKPDIQGIELYFIGSVTCPGWTTIRGESNSTLALTSCSVLLCCHTRSKSGFLNCAIKDFIQKALKAGLVTEEEKQNQSRIM